In the Pogona vitticeps strain Pit_001003342236 chromosome 2, PviZW2.1, whole genome shotgun sequence genome, TATGAATGTATTAGGTTGCCTTTTACTACGTCAGGGGACCTGCCCTTCCAGTCCAATAGGTCTGGGAACCTTCTTGCTCGTTTATCAGAGGTTGGTCCTGAATGTATGCCCTGAGGCCCTTCCTTGGCAGCAGGTCCGTGAAGAGATGCCAACCAGtctgttctgtaaaaagaaaggaaagaacttAATCACGATGCTcaagatatactgtatgtttcctatgaaaatataataaaattcaACCTGTGATGAAATTTGACATTATGGGACTTTGACAATATTTGcaaatttgttttgattcatccTACGAGCTTCCCTGAACCAAATGCAAGGGGGGGAGTGGGTGGCTGCTCTTTCCGTTTCCTAATGAGACCACGTTCCTTGGCAGGTCCTAGACATTGGTGAGTGCCTCACTGTCCCAGACGAGTTCTccgagaaagagaagaaaacggGGATGTGGTGGAAACAACTGATCGCTGGAGCGATGGCTGGGGCTGTCTCAAGGACCGGAACTGCCCCCTTGGACCGGCTGAAAGTTTTCATGCAGGTAAGGGCTGCCAAGTATTGTACAAGGCGGGCAGGAAAGGGGTGTGGGGATTTGTTGTGCGGTGATGTTACGAGGGTGGCACTAGTTTTTTGCGTGGGAGCAATGATGCAGTAAAAGGGGCCTTTATTTTATCTCCCTGTATGCCAATTTGTGGGCACTGTGGACTATAGGTGAAGactacagaaaaaaagaaggctGTCTTACCTAACATGAAAGGACGAAAGCAAATTCCTGGCACATTATCAAGAAAATTAACAACTAGGGTAGCCTGCCCAGtgtgttggactataattcccagacaACTCCACCTGTGGCCTGCCAGCTAAGAATGATAGGCACCATAGTCTGACAAATCCTGAAAGCACCACACTCAAGTAGGCTGATGTGGAAGCAGTGATTTATTCTTCGAGACATAAACCAGAGTAGGTTTGTGCTCCTTAAACTGATATTCACATCATAGAGGAGAAGCTGCTGCTGACAAGCTTGGCTTACAACAGAACCATACAGTTTGCTGGAAATCAGAGGGAAATATTTTCCTAGAAAATATTTTCCTATGCTAATTCATAATTCTCCCATTTAACATTgtctagaatcctgttgcttacgtACGCTGGCATAAGTGCAACAGCATAAATAGCAGCAGTGCATTGCCACCAATTAAGGAGTCACTGTTGTATTCCCTGTCACATGCCAGGTGTGTGACTTGATGTGCAACAAGAACTGTTacatagctcaggggtttaggtctctggctgtggagccagaggttgggagttcagttcctgactgtgcttccttgacaggggctggacttgatgatccatagggttccctccagctcttcagttctcaGATTAATACAAGCGCTGACTCCTTAACCAGAGGCAATTGGCCATTGTCCTAGTATATGTAAACAACAAGATTCTGGACATTACCTCTTTTGAGTCCTGAAAGAGTTTCACTGTTAAGCCTGGAAGAGCTTTTGTAAGGTTGCAGAGGATACTGGATAGCAGACAGTAAAGCTGTGCTTGCTTGTACCATCAAGCCAACCCCTGCTCATGGGAGAGAACGGGACGCTCTCTCTTTGCTAGCCAATTGACACTGACACTGTGATTCCTGCTTGCTGCAGGTTCATGCCTCGAAGAGCAACAACATGAATGTGCTAGGGGGATTACAGGGCATGATACGTGAAGGAGGCCTTCGCTCTCTGTGGCGGGGCAATGGCATCAATGTGCTGAAGATTGCCCCTGAGTCTGCCATCAAGTTCATGGCCTATGAACAGGTAACTATGGGAAGAAAGTGGATGTTGCAGCTTTGCATGGTCATGcctgtacgtgtgtgtgtgtcagcttTTTTCAAATAGTGTTTCGCTAGAGACAGAAGAATCACTTTGCATTTCCCATCACGGTGATGCTGGCCTCACCTTTGGGCATGTCTTTACTccaaacctagcagttcaaaagcatgcaaatgcaagtagataaataggtaccacctcggtgggaaggtaacggcattccatgtctagtcgagctgaccacgtgaccacagaaactgtctacagacaaacgctggctctatggcttggaaacggggatgagcactgcaccctagagtcggacatgactggactaaacatcaaggggaacctttacctttatcttactcCAAAACCAAACCCATAAATGTCACCGCTTCTCTCCAAAGAACCTTTGGGGATGCTTAACCCAGAATAAAACTATGAGTATACTCCATGCTCCAAAAAGAATGGCTTTTAGGACTAGGTAACTAATTTGTCAGTCTAGTgtaatggactgggactcaggagaacagggttcgaatccccactgggccatggaaactcactgagggagtggaactggtaaaactactccatAATACataacttaccttgaaatccctactAGGATCTCTataagttctgacttgacagcacaaacaCAACCAATTTGCCTGAATCTTAAATACCAAACCAAAATGTGCCACTTTGAACTGGGTTCAAAGGGGACAGGATTGGTCTGAAGCAGATTTGAGTAGTTTTGAAGTGATATGAACACTGAAAtagacagatcatctctcccaaGTTGCAGAATGGTACTTTATGGGGGAAAGACCAGAACGATgtaagagggaaggaggagggcagCTAGATTTTGCTCATAGACAGTTCTAGCCAAGAGATCTGTTGACGCTTTTCAGTCCCAGTGCTTGAAGAGGAAACATTTTGTTCACTCAGTTCTGTCATGCAGCTCTTCACAATTTGGACTTTATGTTTTCCTGTCAGTAGCAGATGATTGAAAAAGCTACAGCGAGTGTTTTGGTGGCTGTTGGTTCTCTTGTTTAGTCAGAGTATCTGTCTCTCCGAAATCTTTCTGTCTTGTTCATTGGAACCATTAATTCGAGTCATTAATTCAATTAATAATCTGTTTGCTTTATATGAATATTATTGTATTAGGTTGTGATACCTATTCTTTactccttccccacctttttaGCTTCCAGTCTGTGTTGGGCAAGAATCTTACCAGCACTCTTCAATTACAGGAACTTTAAGAAAAATTAGCATTTGGTGACAGCCTTGCTTTTACCATAGCTTGTGTTTCTCATTTTTTCAGTACATCAGCACTCCTAATTCTTTCTCAGTCCAGGCCTATCCTTCCTTACTTTctatatttattgtttatttggaTAAATCTCTATGCTGCTTTGTGTGTTattgtagtatttttttttaaaggtagtggCTTTTCCTGTATTTCCTTTGTACGGCCTTCCACACATTTTGTCCCTTAAGTTATGGTTGATTTCAGTCTCTGTTGCATAGTGTGTTTGTTCCCTTTTTACAAGGTAACTGTTCTGCACAAGCACTATGTGAAAGTCATAGTCACTATCACAGTGTAGAAAACAGGAAAGGGATTAGCACCCTTAGCATTTCAAATCAAATGTTAAAGTTAGATAGGATGCAGAAGCATCTGAACCTATCTGTGTGAAACTGGTGAGGAACAATCAGCTCTGAAGATACTATAGGGGAACCAAATTTCATATATTTATATGAAAAGAACATTAAAACTGTTTGTATgacacatcaccaccaccacctctaaaATCCTTGATCTATTTGTCTGGAATTTGGCAAGAGCAATCCCCTCTGAGAAGACTCCTGTATCTCAATTTCAggcatttcattctctttttttttttaagtgggaaaGAACGGGAGGTATGAAGATTCAGATACTGTGCCTGACCTTTCCAAACCCAAATTGCAACTCTGCATCCAGAAAGACTAAGATTCTGTAAAAAGTACATACAAAGTGGGTCCACCTGtgtcatttctgatttttttgtgatttcttttgcAATTATTTGCTACGTTTTCAAGTGCTATGGTAGGTATTTCACACTCAGATGTAAGCCCCACTTTGTTCACTAAGATTTGTTCCCAGCAGTTGCCCATTGGATTATAgcagttttattcttggtttgtTAAGTCATGTATGGGCAGTGGTGGTAGGAGTATGACCAATGAAAGTCACTGAAACCTTCCCCCTTAATCAAAGGGGATCTTACTCATCTTATCCCTGTGAAATTTTAGTAAGCATTGGCTACGTTGGTTCAAGCTTTCTAGACATAAAGCCTAGAaattctttcccttttaaaataaaatgaaccaaaAGCTAAAGTTTTTAAGAAGCAGGATTTCTGTGCTCCCTGGCAAACATACAGTGATGGAACTGAAACATGGAACTGAAATCTCCACAGTCCCACAACACTTGGTATCAGGGTTCCTGAAAGTTAAGGACAATTAAAACAATTgatctggctggagagctcagtgttTTGGGTACCCACCTGCAGAGACACTTGtcgtgagtttgattccccagtagTGTCTCCTACAAgaagagccttgggcaagctgcccagcccTAGAGCACCCCCAAAAGaggggaaatggtaaaccatttctgagtaatcTATGTCCAGAAAACTTGGCcgtaaatcagaatcaacttggcaacacataattattaattattattaagccTTGTTTAGCCTTTATTGAAGATTGCAAAAAAAATCGCATAAATAATTGTTTGTCATTAAACAAAAAAGCTTATGCCAGCTGAAGAAGGAAAGTataactgaaaacaaaaacatcccaTTTCTGCAGACACtatttccctcctcttttccGTCAGTAGTAAAGCAACCCTGCGATCCCCTCGTTCGCTTGCTAGAGCAAGGCCTGCTGGTGTTTCTGGCAAATGACATCGTTGGTCCTGCTCCGAGAAAGGCCCTGGAGCTGCATTCCTCTTGCCCTTCAACACTGGGAAGGCAAGCAACCCAAGCAGATCTTGGCTAGTCAGGGAGAAAGCCCCTGACACTCGGCTTCCCCCCCCTCTTGGCACCCCAGTTCCAAGCCAGGGTTGGAGAAGCATGGACCATTTTATCCTTCTGATTTTCTAGGCATGGAAAGCACTACCCAGACTCCTAACCATCTCCCCACCTCCTGAATATCAGTGTTCCTGCCATATCATTTCCAGAAAACAAGCAAATAGGACAGATACCCTGTCAATGTTCTCCCAAAGAGTAACTGTGAAGAGGCAGGCCTGGGATACCTGTGTCTCTCCAGATGCTCTCGAACCCTGGTTCCCAGCAACTCCAGCCAACCTGGCCAATGATGAGGCGTGGTGAGATAATtcttcatcaacatctggagggatgcAGGTTCCCACCACTGTGTTTAGGTGACTCTCCTTAATAACATCTGGCATCACTttgctataaagcagtggttccccaccttgggtccccagaggtttttggactacaattcccagaaatcctggcctaaCACagcttagtggtgaaggcttctgggagttttagtccaggaatacatatctggggacccaaggttgggaaccactgctttaaagtattCTTCCCCTGGTGTTTAGCTATAATGCAGCTCCCCTTGCTCACACTCATTGCCTTTACTCTGCCTGTAAAGGTTTGGGAGGGATCCGTATTCCAAGTGTTTGAAGTCGTTATTTCTCCTTGCAGATCAAGCGGGTGATTCGCGGACAACAGGAGACCCTGAGGGTGCAGGAGAGATTTGTTGCTGGCTCACTGGCTGGTGCCACAGCACAGACCATCATCTATCCTATGGAGGTGAGGTCCATCACTCCGCTGAGATCGTATCCGATCTGGGTGGGAAACCCTCAGGGTCGGCCCTGCCATgagacagaaaggaaagaaagtatTTGGATGCTGAACACTCTAAGAACAGCCACCcttaggttttatttatttatttattttatttgtaccccgcctatctggtccaccgGACCACTCTTTTAACAGAGGGGGACAACTGTGGCCACAGAAGAAGCAGATTGCAAAGGAGGGAGGTCGCTGGGAAGAGGAGTCCATTGGCAGTGCAGGGGGtgatttaaaaaaagtcttaagCTAAGGGTTTGGAACAGAGATGAGGATACATAAGCCAGCTTGAGAAGCATGGCATTCCTCAAGcatcctgggaactgtagtttcaTGAAGGTGCTGATGATTCTCATTTCCTCCGCCTGAGCCCTGCCTCATAagactctagaacagtggtccccaaccttgggcctccagatgttcttggacttcaactcccagaaatcctggctagcagagatggtggtgaaggcttctgggagttgtagtccaagaacatctggaggcccaaggttggggaccactgctctagaacatctTGAGCAGGGGCAATGGCCTTTCCATCTGTGTAAACTGAAGCCAAAGCCAGCCGTTGGTGGGGGCCAAAGTGGGCACGGTCACCCTTCCACCTGcttcctctccctggcttccgGCTTCTGCCTCTCCCTGTGACGGTCTCCCCCAGTTCCAGAGGAGGGAAAGATGGCCGTTGCTAGAGGCCTGTACTGGGAATGGGCTTTTGGAGCTGGGCTTTCCCCTCAGTCCTTCTGTCATACGTTATATCCTAATTTTCCCTTGGATCCTACTATGTATATCAGGTGCCCGATGAGAGAGGGAATTAGGAGCCTAGGCTCatccccctttttctaacccccccccccccgctaggttCTGAAGACCCGGCTGACTCTCCGTAAGACGGGCCAATACTCAGGAATGGCCGACTGTGCAAGGAAGATCCTTCAGAAGGAAGGGCTGCGTGCCTTTTATAAGGGCTACCTGCCCAATATGCTGGGCATCATCCCCTATGCTGGCATTGACCTGGCAGTTTATGAGGTCAGTATTTGGCCAAGGGTTGGTGCGAATGGGGGGGGCACTCCTCTGCCAGTGGGGCTGAGGATGGGTGCAGCCCTGGCTGTCTCTTTCCTttggggcccttttgaaagaccacccctccctccctcccagtcctGCCCCTTTGCTCTGCAGCAAGAGGGAGAtccctgcttccttctcctctctcatgatgttcccctccccactccatgcTGAAGACAGGCCATCctctccccatctctcctttctttctctcctgcagACCCTGAAGAATACCTGGCTGCAGAAGTACAGCAAGAACACAGCTGACCCAGGTGTTCTGGTGCTCCTGGGCTGCGGCACCGTCTCCAGCACCTGCGGGCAGATTGCCAGCTACCCGCTAGCCCTGGTGCGGACCCGGATGCAGGCGCAAGGTGAGGTGGCCCTACGGTCTGTCTAAGGGAGGTGCTGAAGGGGTCTGTGGGTCGGGGCATGAATAAAgacctggggtggggggagggattaAGTGGGAAATCCCTGAAAAGACATGGGcatgaaggtaagaggagaaaaGTTGGCATtgtggggagagaaaaacaggcGAGGctggaaagattttaaaaaacaacagggcTGCTTTGTAGGTTCAGAAGGAATAAACTCTGTAATTCCTAATGCTACATATTAGTGGGATCTCAGTTTGGGATGAATATCCATGATTCTACACTCTTTATAGCGTGGTACCGAGTGTGATGTCGTGGgcagagtgacggactaggactcaggaagcttgggttcaaatacctgctcagtcgtggaaactcactgggggtgtggaactgatgaagccgctcagagtggtatagatttaccagatgagcgggatataaatcaaataaataaataaataaataaataattcacctTGAAAAGcctatcagggtcactataaatcagttcgaCACACAACAAGAACATGCTCTTTTAGTAGAGTCTCCTGGAAAAGAAGGCATAAATCATGAGTAGCTCTGAGAATCCAGGAGCAACTCCCCTTACCTGCTTGGGGTCAAGCAAAGGCCACGCCAATCCcccaaaacagattttaaattttaaaactcattttaaaaaaagatagcacTGCAGCTCAAGaattttagaaaaattaaatgttttgttaAAATGCTTGAccagggtatgtgtgtgtgctgcaACTTGTTTTAATAAAATCGCCTGCTGTTGTGCTCTGGCTGTCAGTAGCTTGGCACTGTGGTAGGGAACCTTTTGCAGGTCTCATTAGGGTTAGAAAAACATAAATACTGTCCCTGGAACCTTGACCTTGACTATGACCTTCAACACGTTAAAACTCTTGTGGGTGTCAGAAAATACCTGACAACTCTCTTTGTGGGaggttttggggttttgtttgatttcttttgtttttttaactggtGCATGAAAGCTAACGCTGCAACTTTTGTATTTCCAAAATCTCTTGTGATTTTTGCTCTCTTTTGTTCACTCGCTCATTCTTTTTACAGACGATGTCACTTcctcctcccctgcccccataTTCTCCCCCCCATTTTCCTGGTGACCAAAAAACCCTCACTCCCATCTCATTCCATCCCACCCCTATCCCTCCCTTGGTAAGGATCGCCAGGATAGTCTCAGAGCCCCAgccatcagtggttcccaaccttgggccctcaaaagttcttggacttcaacacccagaaaccctggccaacacagctagtggtgaaggcttctgggaagtgcagtccaagaacatctgaggacccaaggttgagaaccacggACTTGACCCATCATGACAGCAAAGTCCCTGATCTCTGTACTGTTTCTGTTTCTCCCCATAGCATCCATCGAAGGTGCCCCACAACTCTCCATGCTGGGACTCTTTAGGCACATTATCTCCCGGGAAGGGGTGCTGGGCTTGTACCGTGGCATCGCCCCCAACTTCATGAAGGTGATTCCGGCCGTCAGCATCAGCTATGTCGTGTACGAGAACATGAAGCGGGCTCTGGGGGTCACGTCCAGATGAAGGGGATGCCCAAGCACGTGGGACCTACCTCTCAAGAAGGCCTGCTCCTCCGGAGAGGATGTTCGGAAGGCGCTCATAGGTGGGGGACGTCCTGCATCCGCTCTGGGGCCTTGGCTGCTGGGAGACGGAGGACTGAAGCGTGTGTAGGCGGATGGGGCCCATGCCATCTTCCTTGTGGCAAGAGCAGGGCATCCGCTCAGCAAGGGGCTCCAGAGGGAGCTGTCTTATTCACTAAACAGCCACATCTCTCCTGAAGAGGGCTGTGGCTGGAAAGTGCCATGGCCCCACTGAGGTGGACCTGTATCCCCCGTGGCTTTGACTACAGCTTCATCGAAACAGGATCGCTTTGAAGCCAGTACTCCTCCTCCCCTGCAGCCCGATGCTCTCGGCTCACATGTCGTCTTCCCTTTTTACAGTCCCAACATCAGAACCAGGGCTTGTTCTCTTGCTCTGCACCTTTCGAGCAGCCCCCTCAGAGCCTGGAGGAGAAGCAAGCTTGATCTGTTGCCAGATCTCAGTGAAAAGCTATCAGTGACCACAGCAGGAGATGCTGGGTCACCTCCCCCGATCTAGCAGCCATTTCTCAACACTGTAGACAAAAGCATTCAGGGACTGTCCATCACACTGGAGACCGTCACATTTTCTGAGTTGAGCACTGGGAGTTTGTGGATGCTGGTGGACAGGTTATTAACTCCCCCATAGTTCTGGTTGCAAACCTGAATCCCATTGGATccattttctgttcttccttATCCTGGATTTTGTAGGGGTACCGGAGCCCTATGTGATGATTTCAGCCCAGCCCCATTTTATCTGCCCCATGATATGGAATGTGTCTGTATATTTTGCACATGGACTACTTTTAATTTATAAGACTTTTTTCTGCACTTTCTACCTGGACCTCTAGGCTGAACTGAAGCCTTTTTGATGGCCACCTCAtgtcccctttccccctcccttccgaGGAGGTGGTGAATGCAGCAGGACATAGCAAGGGCTACCGTTTCTGTTGTCCTGATCAATAAACTTGGCCTGAGGTTCCTCGATTTCTTGTACGCCACACCTTTCTGCTGGCTGTGAGATATTTTCAttgtccctgctggctgtgttgCTTCAATGGCTGCCACTCTTCAGGCTCCTTGGAGCTGTGCTTCCTGATTTCTGCCTTGGGTCTTCATTGCACAGAAGAGATGGCCTTTCCTGCATCTATAGCTCTCCGTAGTGTGACTCAGGCTGTGCTATCCTAGGCTGTGCTATCACACTGCATCAAAACTCCCATGCCAAGAAAAATGGTGTCTCGTTTTTGCAAAATAATAGGTAAGGAGCTGTTCAGGGCACAAAAGCCTATTCCCCAGTTTAGTTGACACACTAGCTTCTGAGATCCAGCCCACagatacacagacacagacacacagacacagacacacacacacagacacacacacagacacacacacacacaaagtctggGTCCCACACTTTCATACATATCCCTGCTGCAATACGGACTGTAAGGTGTGGAGAATGAAAGCAAACGTTCTCAGGAAACAAAAGTGTTCCCAGCTCCTGTCCTGTGTATACTGTTTATCCACCCTCGTGTGGTGTTATTGCAGAATACATGTGGTATGAAGTATAACCACTAGAGGGGCCTAATAATGTGAAATGAAGCCGGTCGCTACAGATTGACTGTCATTTCCCAGAATGTCAACACTGGAATATGGGAACATCCttatttgtgtctgtgtgtatttgcAGTCAGGATTAAAACTGGTCTTGGAGACATGTTCCACCCTCATGCTAAAAATAATATGTCTGTAAATTCACGATTAGCTCCTGCTGTATTGGAACCGTATCCTCATTACTGCCACAGGGTAATTTGGTTAATCCCAGTCATGTGTTGAAGtctgccttcccttcttctgcctaGCCAGTCTGAGCTCAGAGGATAAGACTCTGATTTCTGGGTGGTGGCAAGCCCTGGGGCTCCTCTAAATTCGTCTATTTGTGCTGCATCGGGGAATTCATTCTCCTGGGCTGACGTTCATGGCTGTATGTCGGTAGAGAGGGACCGGACTTCTCAGCATGGGTCATGCCTCACCTGTGCAAATAAGCTCCCACCATCTCCAGCCGGCATGGCCCATAGTTCAcagtggcttgggggggggggggggtagacagGACCTGTAGCCCAGGAGATGGATCTTCAGGGCACTAGGCGAGAGGAGTGGATAGAAAGCATACCATGAGGAGAGTACAGCATTCCGAGAATGTTGCTCTTAAGAATTCAGCCACGCAACCGCCTTCCTTGTGACTAAAAGTGCAAtaagggaggaggaaggcttGTCAAGATGCCAATATGGGAGAGGTTGTGTGCCGTGTTCATTTTCCTGTTGCATGAATCTTCAGGGACTGTCTACACCACCGGTGGTGAGGATGGGAGGGGGGCTGGCTTTGTTGCAGACGGCCTGCAGCCGAGAGAGATCAATTTTTCACTCATCCAATGGGCAGGATGAACCCATTCCAAGCGAGAGGGAGCTCCTGGTTCCTTTTAAGAGCTCCAAGGGAGGCAGCAGGTACCTGGTCTTGGTTCTTTAGCAGCtgagagaggaagggggagggagagagaggcagggaggcaggcagcgAAGTCTAAATACtgcaaatattgtttttaaacaaagggaAAGCACTGTGTGAGAAACTCTGCCTGTAGGGTAgggatggggaagggggggggcttccagGTGTTGCTCAAGTTGGACTGCTCCCTGCTGGCCACTTTGATGAAGGATGAGGGGACAGTACAACACCCATCTGGAAGGGATGTCTTAAACGGGCAAGAAGAGTTGGGGGACTCACTGGTCCAA is a window encoding:
- the SLC25A23 gene encoding mitochondrial adenyl nucleotide antiporter SLC25A23 isoform X1; this encodes MPGSRAGSSEPSRPRRQEPEEEQPRQQVSSPEGSRDPDRRQRWARLFEQLDTNKDGRVDVNELREGLARLGMDAGSHAEQDILRAGDTDRDGELNFEEFARYLQERERKLLLMFHSLDRNHDGQIDVSEIQQTFHGLGVYISLQQAEKILHSIDKDGTMTIDWHEWRDHFILNPLENMEEVVHYWKHSTVLDIGECLTVPDEFSEKEKKTGMWWKQLIAGAMAGAVSRTGTAPLDRLKVFMQVHASKSNNMNVLGGLQGMIREGGLRSLWRGNGINVLKIAPESAIKFMAYEQIKRVIRGQQETLRVQERFVAGSLAGATAQTIIYPMEVLKTRLTLRKTGQYSGMADCARKILQKEGLRAFYKGYLPNMLGIIPYAGIDLAVYETLKNTWLQKYSKNTADPGVLVLLGCGTVSSTCGQIASYPLALVRTRMQAQASIEGAPQLSMLGLFRHIISREGVLGLYRGIAPNFMKVIPAVSISYVVYENMKRALGVTSR
- the SLC25A23 gene encoding mitochondrial adenyl nucleotide antiporter SLC25A23 isoform X2, producing the protein MFHSLDRNHDGQIDVSEIQQTFHGLGVYISLQQAEKILHSIDKDGTMTIDWHEWRDHFILNPLENMEEVVHYWKHSTVLDIGECLTVPDEFSEKEKKTGMWWKQLIAGAMAGAVSRTGTAPLDRLKVFMQVHASKSNNMNVLGGLQGMIREGGLRSLWRGNGINVLKIAPESAIKFMAYEQIKRVIRGQQETLRVQERFVAGSLAGATAQTIIYPMEVLKTRLTLRKTGQYSGMADCARKILQKEGLRAFYKGYLPNMLGIIPYAGIDLAVYETLKNTWLQKYSKNTADPGVLVLLGCGTVSSTCGQIASYPLALVRTRMQAQASIEGAPQLSMLGLFRHIISREGVLGLYRGIAPNFMKVIPAVSISYVVYENMKRALGVTSR
- the SLC25A23 gene encoding mitochondrial adenyl nucleotide antiporter SLC25A23 isoform X3, yielding MGTQKAGQIDVSEIQQTFHGLGVYISLQQAEKILHSIDKDGTMTIDWHEWRDHFILNPLENMEEVVHYWKHSTVLDIGECLTVPDEFSEKEKKTGMWWKQLIAGAMAGAVSRTGTAPLDRLKVFMQVHASKSNNMNVLGGLQGMIREGGLRSLWRGNGINVLKIAPESAIKFMAYEQIKRVIRGQQETLRVQERFVAGSLAGATAQTIIYPMEVLKTRLTLRKTGQYSGMADCARKILQKEGLRAFYKGYLPNMLGIIPYAGIDLAVYETLKNTWLQKYSKNTADPGVLVLLGCGTVSSTCGQIASYPLALVRTRMQAQASIEGAPQLSMLGLFRHIISREGVLGLYRGIAPNFMKVIPAVSISYVVYENMKRALGVTSR